CCAAAAATCCCTACGAAATATTTTAGCAGTCATATAGTTTAATATCGATCTGAAAATACTAAGCGTTTTATCCTCTTTCCGCTGCTTCGGATCCGAGTGGATACTAACTCGGAGAATTTGAAATGTTTCGAGGTAGATTGGGAACCCCGCACCCACtttgctgcacccgaagaaggtaattcttcattccttacttttattttttttgcattctcgggtttgctTTGTATTATTTTAGTTTGTTATTTTGTGATTAAAGCATGTTAACTTATTAGTCTGATAGATAAGTCTGTTTGTATATTAGTAATAGTTAGGATTTAATTAGTCCTGTATAATAGTTCAGTTGAACATGTTTCTATGTTAGTCTGTTGGTGTGGATAAGTATGTTCATGTATGATAATTAGTGTAAGTTGTTTAAAATGGGTGAGCTACTCTTCCTTTAGTTGATTTCAGTTTCTTAGCAGTTTAATATGTGTTCGTGTGTTTATATGCTAAGTTCGATTCATGTTTAGTTAGATATGATTCTGCGTTAGTTGCTTTAATTTATACAGTTAAGCCATGTTCTGTGTTGTTTAGTTGACTGCTTTTGTGTGTTGTTGTTTAAACTAAGTAGTTCAACATGTCTATAGACGTTAAATAATCCTGTTTGATCTCAGAATCATGCCGCTTAGTTCACATGTGATTAGTATATGTCCTGTTTTTTTTTAGTATGATGAGGTTATATTCAGTCTATAATGCTTTGTTGATATAAGCTTGATTATGTAAGTTGGTCAACAGAGGTGTTACTCATATTAGGAATGCATAAGTGGAGTATGTAGTCCTGTCTAAGTTGTGTGTCCTTGCTCAGtaagttttaatcttgtttaaaGGTATCCAAACCTTGTGCTCCTGTGACATTGCTAAGTTTAGGACCAAATTTTAGTATACGAGTCTGCATTCCTATCGACGTTGTATCTGGTTGATTCCTATTTTGACAGATCTGTCATTAACATGTACATGGAGTCTAAATATCTTGTTAAACTTCAGTCTACTGAAATTAATTCTACAGATTGGTCTGTTTGAGTCCTTGTATACTAGTATAAGAGTCCAAACTTGTGCTATTACTCTGTGTGTTTAGCTTTGGTCCCAATCGGTTGAATCTGCAATGTGTGTGAGTCTAATATTGAACCCCCTACGCAGTGATCTTGTTGATGTGGTTctgtggtgtttttttttttttttttaaatttatatacATTCGTCTTACCCTGTTTGCAATCAGTTGCAACTATGAAGCATGTTGATTAAGATTGATGAACATTTTATCATCAGGACTGTTTCCCTATTAGTAACCATATGAGATAAGTCCTTTGTTGAGTCAAAAGCATGCGGGTGCCCTTCTTTTACTACATCAGTACTATGCTTTGTTATGGGTTTGTTTATCTACTTTGCTCCATCTCTGCCATGTCCACAATACTTCAGTGTCTGCTCAAAGATTCTTATCGCAATTAAGTCCCCTGAGTTCGAACTTGTTGGTATTCTTATATAGTTTCTTTTTCCATGTCATTTGATTACTGCCTTTTTGCCTAACTTACTGGACCAGTCTCGTTTCTTTTTTGACACTATGACTGCTATGTCTGTACTTTCTGTTTTGTCTGAACTCTATATACGTTTATGTATGACAAATATCACACTGTTGATGCTGCCTATGTTTGAGTGTTGCCCTGTTTGTCCATGTCATAAGTATGGTGGCTGAATCGTGTATATATACGAAGTATACccaaatatacatattatatacatcaTCTACTGATCTATTTGAATTTATATTCTACATGTTTAACCTCGctcattgattagatactaatccgtTTCCTTTCATCtttatgcatgaccttcgcatacgagtccgagggactcgtcttccgcattcggtgttgggccaaggcccaatgaAAATATTATTCCTCCTCTGTCCAGTTCTGTCCGCAGCCAAGGGAGTAGAAAATGAAGTTCTGGGTCAAAGCCCAATAAAAAAAAACAGCAGCAGCAGTccttaaaaatgggctgagcccatttagctTATTggcccttctattttattttttgtgcatttaatttgtattgcatgactaactctttattttgttttattttcttaatttagatgaaccttagatgaattagtaggtttagtctTAGTGATGGGTAGTTAGGAAGACTAACAAATAATTCTCCAAGATTCATTCTCTTTTATTCtacgttaaaattatttataatacctataatatttatctttcttagaataattgatttacaAAATAGCATAATTATATATTTAAGCTAAAGGGAATCATGATTTATACTTACTACCTTAAAATTTCAAAACGCCCTAATATGCAAATATTAATCCCAATGCATTTCATGAACGTTTTAGATTAATCCGATGATATATATATTCAGCCAaacatagttaaataaagttaatgagaaagagaaagaaaatccatcacttttgcattctatttataaaatagtTTAGATTAAGTAAGCATATCTAACCAATTGAATTTTAAagcattctatttataaagcGCGTTTAAGCcttgaagcgaggctcaaaacacgttgagcgcttcgcctcgctttatgtgcgcttcagtgttagcatcaaggctctaagacatatcTTTCCTTGCCAgtgagcctctcttgaagagaTGACCCTATATAATCGTTATTTCACTTTATCGTTATGTTTCTACAATttgtttgtccatatatttgttattcacgCTTATTATAATTAGTCTTGGGCTAAACAtgaatataattttatttttgcaccattacgccttttttcattaaagctcATGCTTTATTTGTGCTTTGTGCTTAAAGCCCCAGCgaaccttagagcttttttgcgctttttgcttttgataacactgtcTGCCTCATCAAAATACTTACTGGCTTTCAAAATCTTCTGGACAAACCATGAGGCTTGCTTGGGGATATTTACGTAGAAGTTTCTGTTCCTCCCATAATAGGCATGAATCCACTTCACCTATATATAGTCTATCTCAATCGGCAGATATTACATAACAAGTGAAAAACCCAAGTGCTACTGCCACAGTAAGTGCAACTGCTAGTGGTGAGATTGTAATACAAGTATTGTTGAAGCTGCACCAAGGACTTTGGATACTTTTGGGTATCAATTTTCAGTGGTGTAACTAAGTAAAGTTTTCTTATAAACTTAAGGTtcgtttctttttcttcttcttcgtcaTCATTTTATTCCTATTCGTAAATTAAAATCTTATGATAATTCTGCTCGTTTGGGCCTTGGTCGTACCTTTTGAGCTGGTCCAGCTCATGCGACGTCGACACCGTGGAGAAAATTTCATTTTATGCTTTTTTTGTTGGGAAATGTAGAGTTAGATAGACAGGAAGGTATGAAACACATCTATGGATAATAACTGTATAAGGGAAAGCCAATCAAGGTGaatatttcaaataaaagtatgcGATTAAGTAGCAATGAGCGAACAGGAGAATAAGTCCAGATTTGGAGGAAACATGGAAGATTATTAGTGCTTATGTAAATGTTATAAGCCTGTATCTGAAAATATACTTAAACCAGAAACTGAAAATTTTTAGAAGCGAGATTGTGGAAATCCAAATCCAATCAGACCATTTGAAATCCAAATCAAAATCACAATCTGAAGTCGAGcaacgacgacggcgcgaggggaggtCCTCTTCTTGACTCTTTATGAGCTGAAAGATGTACTTCTACTTGTAAGCACAAGAACTTTTCTTTCACAACCAATGTGGGAGAAATGCCTTATCCAAAAAGCAAAAAAGGAacaatttaaaattttcatttttgtcACGCACCAAATCTGGAGGGTCGCGACCGGCACCCGGTGCCTACCTGGACCAGGCAAACCAACATTTAAACTTACATTTAGCTAAGAACGTGGATAGGCCTAAAGTGGCCACCTGCACTCAGAAAAATctcaacacatatatacacatataactcTCTGCGGTCTGGCCGCCTCCTCAAGAAACAAAACGTAACTATATGCGGTCCGGCCGCCTCATGGAATATATGCGAAACTGCTCAAACCACTGTACGAGCCGAAACGGCTCTCATAAGTAACTATGCATCAAAGTATGGGCCACAGGGCCACGGACTGACTGACTGACTGTACTGTACATGTGTCTACAACTCTCTAAAGAAGCACAACTGAGTCATGGGCAGGACAGGGCTCCAGCTCACCCGTCGTCcataaacacaaaagaaagacTCCACATAGACCTGGCAACTCTGAAGAAAAAGGAGCTCACCACCAGCGGATGTCAAGTACTGTCTACTAAGGAGTTCTGTCAATCTGTCAatttgtacctgcaggcatgaatgcagcgcccccccAGCAAAAGGGttgtcagtacgaaaaatgtaccgagtatgtagggcagaagagtaacatacgcataggagtcatgaatgaaatctgaaaatcataagctaaactgactgaatacatctgtatgtctgaacatatctgtatgaaagcatctatatgtctgactatctgaacatacctgtatgaatgcatctgcttactgaaaatgcctctgagggcgtatgatatgcataggtcatagtgccgaggaacgtacggcccgatctatatcaCATATAGGCCCTTTggggcataataacataatggccccttcgggcataataacataatggcctcttcgggcatcataatcatcatcactatgcaccagctgatcaggtggtaatgcgtatataacgcctcgcccttttctcatacgcgtatataatgccttctggtcacaggtcaatatgcatatatgtaaatgaatgcaatgcataaatgtaaactaacataatcatgatacacaactcaggacccatgaatagaagggacgatcataagaggggtacaggaacatcaaagactgaagtactcctagtgcttctaagagtagagtaatatgaaagctcgtttactcgttgttcgctgatagcataggatcatgcaaaaagaaagaaagggaaagccttaacatacctagaagcttacttctcgacttttccaacttactttctgtcttgcaatctacataaaaTCATTGGTagtcttgtaatctacatataaaaccattcatactattgttaggctcattatcatatgcttgtcttgagccctcaaattaaatcctcttaaaatttgccgaaatttgggcagcatctcccctgtttatatcctaggccgaaatcacaataccaacaaaacaacaacaacatcatcatcaataccaaaatatactcaataaaacatcccacacgatgtttacccaatttctcaaccaatcaatcAACTTTAtgaagctttaacaactaaatctccTTGATACAAttcgtaatatcaataataaggaatatccttacctcaatcaaggttgggAGAACTTGAAATCTTATTTCTCTTCAATAGGATCCTTTGATCCGTCAAGATTTGATGTATAAAACAGGAACTACAAAACTCTCTACGCTTCCCGAGCCTCGGATGTAGTCCCGTTACTTTAATCCTCTAAAAAAAATGATCCTTCAATGTTTTTGGTGGAGAGGAGCGGAGAAAATGAAGCCAAAGACCAGATTTTGGTCTTAAATAGGAGCTCAAGGTCGGTTCGgatactgtagcaagtcggttactgtagcacgcggtTTTGCTCTATCAGCCtaatttgtaacgtccataattctctactctgatgtcgtatcgacgagcggtttgttgcattggaaactagactcgacgaacttcattttaggcttttgtgtcacctcaaaactcctcatactctaaaagatattccttccccaagttggaccagaattatcgtacgaaaccgtgcccatcttttctccaaagtcatactactcaaTTTCTTCTACTCATTTCCTCATAGGATCCTCCGGTATTCCTTATGTACATcttttactcataaaatatacttaataatgcttcgcttcatatcttccaaagttattttacttggccatagctcgacatacttacgctTAAATTTAACAAGTGCTTCTTCAGAAATACAGGATGTAGCAATTTTCCCCTCCATGTTTCTTCTCTCCATTCCCCATTCATCTAACACTTAAAACCCAACAATAAAAATAGAGGAATTATTTTAGTCTAAATTCAAAATAAGGAATAAttttgagagtttttttttttttcaatcatgAATCCTATCTAAGATTACTTTAGTCTCTTGAAACCGAAGTGAATGAAAacggaatgaaataaaattcatCCTGGATGGCATTATTTAGTTGGTGATTCAAAATTCAAAATGCCTTCTGATAAAACACAATACTTTCATGAATGTGTTACATATTATTTAAACTATTCACCCTattttcttttaaagaaaattaAGGTGTTATCCAAACATAACCATTCTTGAAAAGTTAGTTATAGTGCAATCAAGCAGTGTCACATACTGGAGATTTTGATGTGGTCGTTACTTGTAATAAGAGTGCTGTGGGAAGCAAACATATAGAATCACATGCATTTATCTCCCAGCTTTGGGGTTTAAATTTTTTGGTATTAGAGTTCTAATTCATACTcctataaatttttataatacttcCTTTTCTGATTCTGGTTCTAATTTTCTTTTGGTTGAAAAGTCATTTGCTTCTTGGGAGAGTTTCTAGCTtgaaattataaaataaaaacagaattctttggtttttcttttgatCCAATTTACGTCCAGAAATAAACTTACAAGTTGTTATATCACTTTGCCTCACTTTATTGTCAATGATCAACTTAGTTAATTTCCAAATTGAAAATGTACAAGCCAAAATCATGTAATTTTAATATTAATACTTATCAGAATCATCCAATTATTCTTGCAAGTTTAATTTCTCCTAGAAATTGCCTGTAGGTTTAGTAACTACTGACTTTAGTTGTCCTACTAATCTTGTTTAGTACCAGGAAAACAACTGTTTGTTCCTTTTGGAAATCAAATTTTTATTACAATTTAGGTAACATAGAACAGCTTGGCTCTCCTACCTCCCATTTTAAAACACGACAGGccatttttaattaattattttttgctAAATCGTCCAATTACCATGAATAGCCGAATCAAGAGATGCATTTAACCGACTATGCTATTTTTAGTActtattttgtttttttctttggaGTTGTCAACAAAGTTTTACCCAAACGACAAAACAATAGGGTCATAAAAATTTCCAAACTTTGAACGATAATTGTGTTGACTGTTTGTTTTGTCCAAGAATGAAATATTGACTCTACATCATTAATCAACTCTTTGATAGTTTGATTAGAATTGCTGCTCCTCAAGACCCTTTTTATTTGTAAccgaaataaaaagaaaaaggttgGAAATGGTTGTCAAtatttgtcttatttttttttttttttttccccttcttcTAAATTCTTCTGAATCTTTCATCCTGACGTAGTAGTACTAACgtctttttctttcttccttctatTTTTGGATTTTTATCTCACACCTTTAAAAAAATAGAATATTATCAAGAAGAAAAAGATACAATTGCATCCACTCAAAAAACAATCTAACACCAACCAAGAACGAGCCCACACGTAACATCTAACACTCGCACACAACTACTACTCCCCTTTTTTATCCGTTAAATaaaatgtttcttttcttttttacaaTTCTTTAATTTTAACTTTTTACCTATCATATTAAAGAACACAAGATTAAATAGTATTTTGCGTATATtctacatatttttaatttaaaatcataaaatttaagtttttttttattttcttaaatccCGTGTCAAATAAAAAACAGACATACACATTGAAACAAAGGGAACAAAAATatgcttcttttcttttttgataaatctttaatttcaactttctaCATGTAATGCTTAagatatctttaatttaagattagaagattaaaaaattaaaatcagaCAAATAAATTTCACGGAGGgagttaaaaaggaaaaaaaaaaaaaaaaacagaataccttttttttttttttttgtgtgtcttTTTCTATTTTAACACGGTACTTTAATTGATTGTATATTTCACCGTTTCCCACCACACCCAACTATTTTACATTTTCATATTCGGCCTTTCATTGCTTCGGTTGTAGATTCCATTACAGCACTAACCATCAcgaaatttatatttttttctttctccataTTGATTGTATTTCACGTTTTTGCACCCTTTCACGGGTTATTTGCCTTTTCTTCATTTCTCTTTTGATCACTTCTTCACATTTATTCAATACccattttggaaatctttccctaaatactcattacatatttctttctttctttttggcattgTTATCCGTTTTTGTCTCTGGGTTTTGTTGCATCCTTTGGAAGGTGCATGCTGTTGATTCCTGAAATCTGCATATTTTTATGGGGGTAAGAAGCAAtgtatgtttttgttttgatctGAAAGCTTTCATTTTTATGGGTATTGATTGGAGTATTATGACCTGATCTCTTGCATTTGTTCTAGATTTGGCTTGTTTGACCTTTGATTTGGAAGCATCTAGTGATCATAAAAAGAAAATCTTGAAAATGTGTCGGTGAAATACCAACTAGTTTTCCCTTGTTTTTGATGGTGTTGTGTAAAAggtgaatttttttttcactGTTAATATGTTGTAATGTTGTGATTTTGGTTTTTCAGGTACAATTTGTTCTCTGTTTATCTTAAGGTTTATTGAAAGCTGGAATTTTTAGTGACTTTAGTGGTATGATAGTTTGCAGTTTATTTTGGAGTTTATATTACCAAGTGGCTAAGGAGTCTTAGCAGACAAGTAGTTTTTACCTTTTAAGTTGTATATGATCTTACCGCGAGCTCTTTTACTTCTAGTAAGGGTTCATTAACTAGATATCCTAGAAGGCAGAGGCCAAGATTGGGTGAAGTTGGATCACGAATGTACCGAAGGGTGTGGCTTAGTGGTCAGTGAAGTGAATTGAGAACAATGAGGTCTCAGGttaaaaaacactaggtgatttcttcccatttgtcctagccttggtggacagcgttacctggtacctgttgctggtgggaggtgacAGGTATCCTGTCGCATTAGTCGAGGTGCACACAAGTTGGCTGTGATTTTGGAGGATCAGACCTGCCAATGATTTAGGAGGAAGATAGAGGAGGGAATATAAGACATTCAAGTGTAGTAAATGATTTTTTTGGCTTATAGTTGAGCTATTCTTAGtttaattgaaatatatttgGGATACAGATTATTTTCTTGTCATAGCTTCCTGGATGTGATTTGATCTTTAGGATACTTGCGGGTAGTCATTTTCTTCTTGAAAGATTTCAAAATTATCCCTACAAGTCTTTTCACAACGCACATCAAATGATGAATATTATGCTCATACTAAAATTAAGAAACTGCTGCATGCTAATTGATATATTTCCGAATGTTCCATTTCAGGAAGCTCTGGGATATATTGCAGTCTACATGTATAGGTGATCTTCATTGTATAAACATAGATAGTTGTTAAGAAGATAGCTAAAGACATGGCAACTACAATGGGTAGAAAGGCAGCTCCTGCACGGAATATGATGGCATTTAAATCTTATCACAGTCAGGCTCAGACTCTAGTTAAAACTTATTTGTTAGCAGATCATTTTATACCCTACACTTCTGTCTTTGCGGGCATATTTTCTTGCAAAATGGTAAGGTTTATTGATTAATAGATGCTTTGATCTTTTACATTCTTTTGACTATTGAAGAAAGGACTTCCCTTTTTTCGTTTAAAAGCTGAGCCATATTTGATGAAGAAACTTTACATGTTCTTGATCTTCTTTCTTCATGgtagtgaagaaaaagaaagaaaatgtaaAGATTTGGGGAAACTTATAAAGTATCTAATTGATTTCTCAGAAAATAATCGATCATGTCCTACATAGTATACTTTAATGTGCTGCACAATTTTTCTCCCTGTACTTCCATCCCTTTTAAGTTTTAAGACTGTTTTGGCTCTTCACAGGTCTATGATTTATGTCAACTGATCAGCAGTTTTTACTTTAGGACGTACACTACCCTAACAAAAATTCAAAGGATTGAGTGGAACAACCGGTAAACATTCAGATCTATCCTTATCTTTCCCAAGGATTTAGTAATTCACTTCTCATATTTGTGAGACTTATTTTTCTGCAGTGGCATGTCAACAGTTCATGCCATTTTCATATCTGCTGTGTCCACGTATTTTGCATTCTGGTCCAATCTTTTCTCTGATCACAATCCTGATGGCCTTTTAATCACCAGAAGTTCACAACTATCAACTTTTACATTAGGGGTAAGTGATCTTCTACTGTATATGCTGAGTATTGTCTTGTTATATTACTTCCGTTTTGGGTTTCCTTGAAAGGTTTTGATATTTAGGAATTCGTGATGCAGTGACATATCTCTCTGGCTGTAGAGTAAAGATGGCTCCGGTATTGATATTGTAATGCTAATGTAGATGGAACTTCATTTATAAATTATTTATTAAGTATGTTCTCTGGAttaccccactttgtgggatttcactgggtatgttgttgttgctgtatGTTCTCTGGATTCATTGTTATTCTGTTTCTTTACTAGAAAAATTTAGGCTCAATTTTCTCTTGCAAAAGGTTATTGACTGTTGTTTCCTGTATGCACCTGTTTCTCTTTAAGGGAAGGCAATTGATTTTTGGGGGTTAAAGGGATTCAAATTTACACTTCCCATGGGGTAGAATCTCATTGGTGCCAGCTACCTAAGCTAAGGTTTATTTGCTTGTGTGTCTTTTATGTTCTTTTATttctgttttccttttttttttttttttttatgtgcaaACCAGGTGGTGAGGGGGCTGAGAACGGTAAAGACTTGCTGCTCGTTATTTGAGATATGGTTACATTCCTTTTAAAACAGTTCTCTGATTTCAGCTCGAATAACTTTACTTGAACCAAATATTTGATACTCAAATCTTAACCAAAGAAAAAAACAATTATATGTACTAAAAGCGGCTTTTGAgttgaacattaaaaacatagtAATATTCCAAGTCTGAAGAACCCATATGCCTGGAGGGATCACTGAGGAGGATGTGATGTTGTTGAGACCTGAGGGTCAAAGGAAGGAAGATGTCAGTGAAATCATATAATTGGGTGTTATCTTGAGAGTGGGATAGGAGGGTGGTGTGGATGAACGTGTAACGTGTACGGCACCGAAGTAGGGAGGTTGTTATTTTAACCTGGTGGACAATGCATTATTGATGGAGGACAACTCAAGGAAAAGGAAGAGAAGAATTGCAATGATTTAATGCTCCTTGTGTAAGGAAATTGGTGAAACACCAACCAGTTCCTGTTACATTTTATATTCACTACACAGTTGTGGAATTTCCCTAGTTCTCTATCACCGTTGCTTGGTAAGCACCAATGACAGCTAAAGAAACCACCATGAGCTGGAGGTATCGAAATGTCAACAATGAGAACGAGACAGTTAACAGTATCAAGAACTATGTGTTCTTCTATTTTTTGAGCTAATGTGAGATGAAAGAGAGAGGAGATTCTTCTACAGTAGTGAAGGAACAGAAGTAGTATAAGATGATCTCTTTTGCCTTAtgtactttagttttttttttttttttgatgaagtaattgATTCTATTCAAGGCATCCAGAAGATGCAAAGTAGTTTCAAAAGATTGAGCACAAGAATGTCAGCTCTAGTACATAACTAAAGAGCAAACAAAATCCAAAAGGCTATCAGGGGAATCTATTGGGGATAAAAAGGCCCAGATGGATGGAAGGGAAAGGATGGTCTATATGCAGTTGGATTTACCATACTTGGACTTTTTGGTGCATCTAAGGATGCCACTAATGTTGCACAAGATATTGCAAAAATCTGGAAGGAAGACATGTAGTAGAAAAATCAATCTGTTGCATGCCATAGAGAAGAAGCATCAAGCAAGTCAACTTTCTAATGCCAAGAAAATAagattttcctttccttttgtaTTCCTTTTTGGCTTTTCTTCCTGTAATTTTACTGGGATTGGATAATAATTAACGGTGTGGATTTATTTATTACTCTTGACCCCTTTATTCTCTCTGTAATgttaaaaaacataaaaaaagaaaaagaaaagataacAACAATAAGATTTAGGATTATAATTTTGAGTCTAGAATATTGGAACGATAAAGGGACTCTTGCTTTCTTTGggaaaaataattaattgaaaaAATAGCACTTGTGATATGTAACTATTAGTAATATCTTGGTTACATAGCTTAAATGTTATTGTGATTCTTTTCTTGATTTTGAGAAAGAATGAGATCTGGAAATTCTCTTTGGCAGATGACTCGTAATATGGTACTTCAtgtttttgttttcttggttTACTCTTTTTCAACATTAAAAATAGGATAATTGACCATGAATAGTGAAATTATTCCAAACCGTTATTGTTAGTAGGcttttggacatgcgatttcatctcatgatgaTTTGAACTTGAAGTtttatttggacatgcaatttggatttcttaagttgtatttttcttATAGACATTAAAACCCCAGAAGTTGTGGAAACCatcaaaactttctcaattcttatacaattttaccaaatgagcaagtcatagttcataaaaaaattaatatgCTACTAGAAGGTCTTTTTAAAAAACACAATATCGATTGATCAAACTCTAGttcaataaaatgaaaaattgaaTGTGAATTGTAATGTAACTACTCGTTAATATAATCTCCCACATGATTGGTAAGAGTAAATTTATTATAAATATATTACCAACTTGtagatcttttaatatttgatatgaatggttggtaaacatgattggtaaataatTTACCAATTTATAGATCTATTTTTACAAAGTATAAATTTATGGATCAAgtttacatttaaaaattttgaaatcatgatttgaaattccAATCAtgcttttttggatgatttgagatttcattccattagatgaaatcgcatgtccaacgCTGATTGCATCTCATGACATAAAATCGCATGTTCAAATGACTACTTAGTGTTTGTTACACATGGCACATATCAAATACTCCTTTGAGTACTCGCCAAGGAATAAACTGGCAGTCTGTAATGGGAAAATATCCTTGTACGCGCGgaaattaattttttaatattagaTGAAAAGTATTAGAGGGTCCCAATGATTGCCtattttcttttcatcttttgAATTGCCTAGTTGGTGGACTCTTTTATGGGTTACAAGTCACTACAACTTACACTAGCCCCGCTGTACTGTGTTCAATATCCTaattagagatttttttttttggtaattaattGACTTTTATTACCAACAAAATTGGAGTTATGTATTCAAGAATTAAAAAATACCGTGCAGTGAGCAACATGCTCCACGCCGCAGTCACTTAAGCAACAAAGCAACCAAAATAATGAGTCCGGAATTTTTTAACcaaatttttatttttggaacaaactaagccattaaaaaaaaaaaaaaaaaagtacacttcacgcacagaatctgtgcatgAAAGAATCAAACTGTAGCTTTTTGAATTTGATCCTTTcatgcacagattctgtgcgtgaaataaggtgtttttttttaag
Above is a genomic segment from Lycium barbarum isolate Lr01 chromosome 12, ASM1917538v2, whole genome shotgun sequence containing:
- the LOC132623473 gene encoding uncharacterized protein LOC132623473 isoform X2, which encodes MATTMGRKAAPARNMMAFKSYHSQAQTLVKTYLLADHFIPYTSVFAGIFSCKMVYDLCQLISSFYFRTYTTLTKIQRIEWNNRGMSTVHAIFISAVSTYFAFWSNLFSDHNPDGLLITRSSQLSTFTLG
- the LOC132623473 gene encoding uncharacterized protein LOC132623473 isoform X1 codes for the protein MATTMGRKAAPARNMMAFKSYHSQAQTLVKTYLLADHFIPYTSVFAGIFSCKMVYDLCQLISSFYFRTYTTLTKIQRIEWNNRGMSTVHAIFISAVSTYFAFWSNLFSDHNPDGLLITRSSQLSTFTLGVSDLLLYMLSIVLLYYFRFGFP